In the genome of Pempheris klunzingeri isolate RE-2024b chromosome 3, fPemKlu1.hap1, whole genome shotgun sequence, one region contains:
- the LOC139199406 gene encoding G-protein coupled receptor 83-like, translating into MLEDWRSLASKKRRGGESQDSSIKALLVAAYSLIIVISLFGNTLVCHVVVKNKRTQSATSLFIMNLAVADIFITVLNTPFTLVRFVNSTWVFGRTMCHISRFVQYCSLHVSTLTLTAIALDRRQVILHPLRPRMSPAHGGIWVAVIWIMASCFSLPHAIYQKLLTFTYSKEKERSLCVPDFPEPSDVYWQYIDLLTFILLYMLPLLIITASYTTVAFRLWRHNAIGDTTTAQHAARRRKRRRTLAMLLLVVGVFAVCWFPLNCYVVLLSSQAIHSSNALYFCFHWLAMSSTCYNPFIYCCLNPTFRQELRLLFDMCRRKRRAAVGLEPELRPAAACAPHHRNAWPDNNESSRPGHALSHPGHASSEQVVTGRTDILSVEPIVAVS; encoded by the exons ATGCTGGAGGACTGGCGCTCTCTGGCCAGCAAGAAGCGGCGCGGCGGGGAGTCTCAGGACAGCAGCATCAAGGCGCTGCTGGTGGCCGCGTACTCTCTGATCATCGTCATCTCCCTGTTCGGGAACACCCTGGTGTGCCACGTGGTGGTGAAAAACAAGCGCACCCAGTCGGCCACCAGTTTGTTCATAATGAACCTCGCTGTGGCTGATATCTTCATCACAGTCCTCAACACACCGTTCACCCTG GTCCGTTTTGTGAACAGCACCTGGGTGTTTGGGAGGACAATGTGCCACATCAGTCGCTTTGTGCAGTACTGCTCCCTTCACGTCTCCACTCTCACTCTCACCGCCATCGCACTGGACCGACGACAG GTGATTTTACATCCTTTGAGACCTCGCATGTCTCCGGCCCACGGCGGCATTTGGGTTGCTGTCATCTGGATAATGGCCAGCTGCTTCTCCCTCCCACACGCTATCTACCAAAAGCTCCTGACTTTTACATACAG TAAGGAAAAGGAGCGCAGCCTGTGTGTCCCAGACTTCCCAGAGCCATCAGATGTCTACTGGCAGTATATCGACCTCCTGACCTTCATATTACTTTACATGCTGCCACTCCTCATCATCACTGCCTCCTACACCACAGTGGCCTTTCGGCTGTGGCGTCACAACGCCATCGGTGACACCACAACAGCTCAGCATGCCGCCCGGAGACGAAAGCGTCGTCGGACATTGGCCATGTTGCTCCTGGTGGTCGGGGTGtttgctgtctgctggttcCCACTTAACTGCTATGTGGTGCTGCTGTCCAGCCAGGCCATCCACTCCTCTAACGCCCTTTACTTCTGCTTTCATTGGCTGGCTATGAGCTCCACCTGCTATAACCCTTTCATCTACTGCTGTCTGAATCCCACCTTTCGCCAGGAACTCAGGCTCCTCTTTGACATGTGCAGGAGGAAACGGAGGGCGGCGGTCGGGTTGGAGCCAGAGCTCCGCCCCGCAGCTGCCTGTGCACCTCATCACAGGAATGCCTGGCCCGACAACAACGAGTCCTCGAGGCCAGGGCACGCTTTGTCCCACCCGGGCCATGCCTCCTCAGA GCAGGTCGTCACAGGAAGAACTGATATCCTCTCAGTGGAGCCCATCGTGGCTGTGAGCTGA